acactctcagccaaaacatcatcactctcagtctctccatctacactctcagccacaccattaacactctcagccacaccatctacactctcagccacaccatctacactctcacccacaccatctacactctcagtcacaccatctacactctcagcaacaccatctacactctcagccactccatctacactctcatccacaccatctacactctcagccactctATTTATACTCTCAGCCAcaacatctacactctcagccacactatctACTCTCTaacccacaccatctacactctcacccacaccatctacactctcagccacactatctacactcttaaccacaccatctacactctcagccacaccatctacactgtcagccacaccatctacacactcagccacaccatctacactcttagcCACACAATCCGCTATCTCAACCACACCATATACACTCTCAGCGAAACCATCTacgctctcagccacaccatctgcattctcagccacaccatttacactctccaccacaccatctacactaagCCACACCTTACGCATTCTGATCCACACcatttacactctcagccacaccatctacactatcagcaacaccatctacactctcagctacaccatctacactctctgccacaccatcaacactctcagtcacaccatctacactctcagctacaccatctgcactctcagccacaccatcaacattctcagccacaccatctacactctcagccaaaacatcatcactctcaatctctccatctacactctcagccacaccattagcactctcacccacacaatctacactctcagccacaccatctacactatcaGCCACACCGTCTACCCTCTCAGCGACGCCATCTATACTCTcagcaacaccctcaacactctcagcgacatcatctacactctcatccacaccatcaacactctcagtaacaccatctacaatcttaaccacaatatctacactctcagccacaccatttacactctcaacaacaccatctacactctaagccacacaatctacactcttaaccacaccatctacactcttaaccacaccatctacattctcagcaacaccatctacacttttAACCACGCCATCTACACTCTTAACcaaaccatctacactctcagccacaccatctacactctaagcCATACCATCTGCATTctaagccacaccatcaacactctcagccacgccaacactctcagccacaccatcaacactctcagccacaccatcaacaccctcagccacaccatctacactctcagccacaccatctacactctcagccacaccatctacactctcaccgACACCATCTACGCTCTCAGTGACACCacttacactctcagccacaccatctatactATCAGCcataccatct
The DNA window shown above is from Procambarus clarkii isolate CNS0578487 chromosome 21, FALCON_Pclarkii_2.0, whole genome shotgun sequence and carries:
- the LOC138367160 gene encoding uncharacterized protein, giving the protein MAKSVDGVGESVDSVAESVDGVPESVDGMADSIDGVAESVSGVTESVDGVDGVTESVDGVDESVDDVAESVEGVAESIDGVAERVDGVADSVDGVAESVDCVESVDGVAESVDGVADSVDGVAESVNGVDQNA